In the genome of Cryptomeria japonica chromosome 8, Sugi_1.0, whole genome shotgun sequence, one region contains:
- the LOC131062439 gene encoding transcription factor bHLH57, with amino-acid sequence MVLEALNSTSQVFLGPPDEEEGGFYHPEGTGGLALFQMLEGITNNSCSLADDMEEKLAALDQLEKRHKPWQHSFQQLLNFPLSHDESVFGIHGNNQYVYASENLNILGQMQQQQQQQQQQLFELESCITHVSDLKTEAKDQSGSEAIEEGVSSSTLHEPNSCVTVNSSSENCTGGAFVTSSEPMTKPAQFAGTRMEGRERRKRKRSKTCKNSEEVESQRMTHIAVERNRRKQMNEHLSVLRSLMPGSYIQRGDQASIIGGAIDFVKELEQLLQSLQAQKRRRESEELGYSPNSPIPFNGFFQSPQYTSYSAQWKNTSDSFNDVTSDLIAENKSAVADIEVTMIETHASLKILSQKRPGQLLKTIAALQSLRMTILHLNITTIDQTVLYSFNVKIEDECQLTSADEIATAVHQIFNIIHSNTMN; translated from the exons ATGGTTTTAGAAGCCTTAAACTCAACATCCCAAGTCTTTCTTGGGCCTCCTGATGAAGAAGAAGGAGGCTTTTATCATCCAGAAGGAACAGGAGGCCTGGCGTTGTTCCAGATGTTGGAAGGGATCACAAATAACAGCTGCTCTCTCGCTGACGACATGGAAGAAAAGCTGGCTGCTCTGGACCAACTGGAGAAACGACATAAGCCATGGCAACATAGCTTTCAGCAGCTTTTGAACTTTCCTCTCTCTCATGATGAATCCGTTTTTGGGATTCATGGAAATAATCAGTACGTTTATGCATCCGAGAACTTGAACATTTTGGGACAGatgcagcagcagcagcagcaacaGCAGCAGCAGCTTTTTGAGCTCGAAAGCTGCATTACTCATGTTTCTGATTTGAAGACCGAGGCCAAAGATCAATCTGGCTCAGAGGCAATAGAAGAAGGTGTTAGCTCCTCTACACTACATGAGCCTAATTCTTGTGTGACTGTCAATTCTTCTTCTGAGAATTGCACCGGTGGGGCATTTGTAACTTCTTCAGAACCAATGACTAAGCCAGCCCAGTTTGCAG GTACAAGAATGGAGGGCAGGGAGAGAAGGAAGAGAAAACGGTCCAAAACCTGCAAGAACAGTGAAGAAGTAGAGAGCCAAAGAATGACTCATATTGCTGTGGAACGCAATAGACGCAAGCAGATGAACGAGCATCTGTCTGTCTTACGTTCTCTCATGCCTGGATCCTACATTCAAAGA GGAGATCAGGCATCTATTATTGGTGGTGCCATAGATTTTGTGAAAGAACTTGAACAGCTATTGCAATCACTTCAAGCCCAGAAGAGAAGGCGCGAGTCTGAGGAATTAGGTTACAGTCCCAATTCTCCCATTCCCTTCAATGGCTTCTTCCAATCTCCACAGTATACATCCTACTCTGCACAGTGGAAAAACACCAGTGACTCTTTCAATGATGTTACCAGCGATCTGATTGCAGAGAATAAGTCTGCAGTGGCAGATATAGAGGTCACCATGATAGAAACTCATGCAAGCCTCAAAATTCTATCTCAAAAGAGGCCTGGACAACTTCTCAAAACCATTGCTGCTTTACAAAGTCTTCGCATGACGATTTTGCACCTCAACATAACCACTATAGACCAGACAGTTCTCTATTCATTTAATGTcaag ATTGAAGATGAATGCCAGTTGACCTCGGCTGATGAAATTGCAACAGCAGTGCATCAGATTTTCAATATAATCCATTCCAACACCATGAATTGA